A single Methylobacterium sp. 17Sr1-1 DNA region contains:
- the gloA gene encoding lactoylglutathione lyase, whose translation MEYLHTMVRVADLDKALDFYCNKFGLQEVRRTESEKGRFTLVFLAAPGDAARAKDTKSPLLELTYNWDPEEYTGGRNFGHLAYQVDDIYATCQKLQDAGVTINRPPRDGHMAFVRSPDGISIEILQKGGAKPPQEPWASMQNTGSW comes from the coding sequence ATGGAATACCTGCACACGATGGTCCGCGTCGCCGACCTGGACAAGGCGCTCGACTTCTACTGCAACAAGTTCGGCCTCCAGGAGGTGCGCCGCACCGAGAGCGAGAAGGGCCGCTTCACCCTGGTGTTCCTGGCCGCCCCCGGCGACGCCGCGCGCGCCAAGGACACCAAGTCGCCGCTGCTCGAACTCACCTACAACTGGGATCCGGAGGAGTATACCGGCGGGCGCAACTTCGGCCACCTGGCCTATCAGGTCGACGACATCTACGCGACCTGCCAGAAGCTCCAGGATGCCGGCGTGACCATCAACCGCCCGCCGCGGGACGGCCACATGGCCTTCGTGCGCTCGCCCGACGGCATCTCGATCGAGATCCTGCAGAAGGGCGGGGCGAAGCCGCCGCAGGAGCCCTGGGCCTCGATGCAGAATACCGGCAGCTGGTGA
- the pepN gene encoding aminopeptidase N, producing the protein MQTIVRLADYRPSDYLIDRVELDVRLHPTETRITATLALRPNPAGEPGAPLVLDGDELTLLAIALNGQPTGPGAIAVTPRSLTLHQPPQRPFVLEIETQVNPSANTKLMGLYRSNGVYCTQCEADGFRRITYFLDRPDVMAVYTTRIEAERDEAPVLLGNGNPVATGDVGPSRHFAVWHDPHPKPAYLFALVGGCLGRVGSRFTTMEGRDVEIAVYVEPGKEGRAGFALDAVARSMAWDERTFGRAYDLNVFNVVAVSDFNMGAMENKGLNIFNDKYVLASPDTATDADYANIEAIIAHEYFHNWSGNRVTCRDWFQLCLKEGLTVFRDQEFSSDERSRPVHRIAEVRTLRARQFPEDAGPLAHPVRPQAYREINNFYTATVYEKGAEIVRMLRTLLGPEIFRRGMDRFFATCDGTAATVEDFLAAFAAESGRDLTAFSRWYEQAGTPTVAVSGTYDAGARTYTLTFRQSLPVVATEATASAAPRPLVIPVALGLVAPEGGTVEATSERVRDGVFVLEAAEDDLVFEDVASAPVPSLFRGFSAPVKVDHALTRDERLALLAHDSDAFNRWQAAQSLAMEVLVSRARAGAPLESAAGPEGAGLTAALATFLDGEALADPAFAALVLTLPGEQEVAQTLAAEVDPDAIWRARQTLRVQLGRDLGPRLLSLRDALADEPGAPFSPDAASAGRRALRNAALDLVAAADPEAGTALALAQLDAATTMTDRLAALATLSLVPGEAREAALARFADTYRHEPLVLDKWFALQAMIPEAGTLDRVRRLMAHPAFSLGNPNRVRSLVASFSLNNPTQFHRPDGTGYDLTAEVVLALDRKNPQVAARLLTAFNTWRMVEAGRRLRAGAALRRVAEAPGLSPDVSDIAGRSLATVK; encoded by the coding sequence ATGCAGACGATCGTTCGCCTCGCCGATTACCGCCCGAGCGACTACCTGATCGACCGCGTCGAGCTCGACGTGCGCCTGCATCCGACCGAGACCCGGATCACCGCGACGCTGGCGCTCCGCCCCAACCCCGCCGGCGAGCCCGGCGCGCCCCTCGTCCTCGACGGCGACGAGCTGACCCTGCTCGCCATCGCCCTCAACGGGCAGCCGACCGGCCCGGGCGCGATCGCGGTCACGCCCCGCTCCCTCACCCTGCACCAGCCGCCGCAGCGCCCCTTCGTGCTCGAGATCGAGACGCAGGTGAACCCGAGCGCCAACACCAAGCTGATGGGGCTCTACCGCTCGAACGGCGTCTACTGCACCCAGTGCGAGGCGGACGGCTTCCGGCGCATCACCTACTTCCTCGACCGGCCCGACGTGATGGCGGTCTACACCACCCGGATCGAGGCCGAGCGGGACGAGGCGCCCGTGCTCCTCGGCAACGGCAACCCGGTCGCGACGGGCGATGTCGGCCCGAGCCGCCACTTCGCGGTCTGGCACGACCCCCACCCGAAGCCCGCCTACCTGTTCGCCCTCGTCGGCGGCTGCCTCGGCCGGGTCGGCTCGCGCTTCACCACCATGGAGGGGCGGGACGTCGAGATCGCCGTCTACGTCGAACCCGGCAAGGAGGGCCGCGCCGGGTTCGCCCTCGACGCGGTCGCCCGCTCGATGGCCTGGGACGAGCGCACCTTCGGCCGCGCCTACGACCTCAACGTCTTCAACGTCGTCGCGGTCTCCGACTTCAACATGGGCGCGATGGAGAACAAGGGCCTCAACATCTTCAACGACAAGTACGTGCTGGCGAGCCCCGACACCGCCACCGACGCGGACTACGCCAACATCGAGGCGATCATCGCCCACGAGTACTTCCACAACTGGTCCGGCAACCGGGTGACCTGCCGCGACTGGTTCCAGCTCTGCCTCAAGGAAGGCCTGACGGTTTTTCGCGATCAGGAATTCTCCTCCGACGAGCGCTCGCGTCCGGTCCACCGCATCGCCGAGGTGCGCACGCTCCGCGCCCGCCAGTTCCCGGAGGATGCCGGCCCCCTCGCCCACCCGGTGCGGCCGCAGGCCTATCGCGAGATCAACAACTTCTACACCGCGACGGTCTACGAGAAGGGCGCCGAGATCGTCCGGATGCTGCGCACCCTGCTCGGCCCCGAGATTTTTCGGCGCGGCATGGATCGCTTCTTCGCGACCTGCGACGGCACGGCCGCCACGGTGGAGGATTTCCTCGCCGCCTTCGCGGCCGAGAGCGGGCGGGACCTCACCGCCTTCTCACGCTGGTACGAGCAGGCCGGCACGCCGACCGTCGCGGTGTCGGGGACCTACGACGCGGGCGCGCGGACCTACACGCTGACCTTCCGCCAGAGCCTGCCGGTGGTCGCGACCGAGGCGACGGCGAGCGCCGCGCCGCGTCCCCTGGTGATCCCGGTCGCGCTCGGCCTCGTTGCGCCGGAGGGCGGCACGGTCGAGGCTACGTCCGAGCGGGTGCGGGACGGCGTGTTCGTCCTGGAGGCGGCGGAGGACGACCTCGTTTTCGAGGACGTGGCTTCGGCGCCGGTGCCGTCGCTGTTTCGCGGCTTCTCGGCCCCGGTGAAGGTCGATCACGCCCTGACCCGGGACGAGCGCCTCGCGCTCCTCGCCCACGATTCCGACGCCTTCAACCGCTGGCAGGCGGCCCAGAGCCTCGCCATGGAGGTGCTGGTCTCCCGCGCCAGGGCCGGCGCGCCGCTCGAGTCCGCGGCCGGGCCGGAGGGCGCGGGCCTCACCGCGGCGCTCGCGACCTTCCTCGACGGCGAGGCCCTGGCCGATCCCGCCTTCGCGGCCCTGGTCCTGACGCTGCCGGGCGAGCAGGAGGTGGCGCAGACGCTCGCCGCGGAGGTCGATCCCGACGCGATCTGGCGCGCGCGGCAGACGTTGCGGGTGCAGCTCGGCCGCGACCTCGGGCCCCGGCTCCTGTCCCTGCGCGACGCGCTCGCCGACGAGCCGGGCGCCCCCTTCAGCCCCGACGCGGCCAGTGCCGGCCGCCGGGCCTTGCGCAACGCCGCGCTCGATCTCGTGGCCGCCGCAGATCCGGAGGCCGGCACCGCCCTCGCGCTCGCCCAGCTCGACGCCGCCACCACCATGACCGACCGCCTCGCGGCGCTCGCGACCCTGAGCCTCGTGCCGGGCGAGGCGAGGGAGGCGGCGCTCGCCCGCTTCGCCGACACCTACCGCCACGAGCCCCTGGTGCTCGACAAGTGGTTCGCCCTGCAGGCGATGATCCCGGAGGCCGGCACGCTCGACCGGGTCCGCCGGCTGATGGCGCATCCGGCCTTCTCGCTCGGCAACCCGAACCGCGTGCGCTCGCTGGTCGCGAGCTTCAGCCTCAACAATCCGACGCAGTTCCACCGCCCCGACGGAACCGGCTACGACCTGACCGCGGAGGTCGTGCTGGCCCTCGACCGAAAAAATCCCCAAGTCGCGGCGCGGCTGCTAACTGCTTTCAATACTTGGCGTATGGTCGAGGCCGGACGCCGCCTGCGGGCCGGGGCCGCCCTGCGCCGCGTGGCCGAGGCGCCCGGCCTCTCCCCCGACGTCAGCGACATCGCCGGGCGATCGCTCGCAACGGTAAAATAG
- a CDS encoding DUF1203 domain-containing protein, whose product MTAFRCIPAPTETAARFRATGTDDRGNPLRRIVAMPGGAFPCRHCLRLAAPGETMLLGSYDLPKPLGIYWTPSPIFLHAADCPRAEIVDEVAPIVRANPLVSVRTYDGEHQCLYDLGHVCAGAEVDAPLARALDDPRTAFVNIHTARPGCLLTLVERVSV is encoded by the coding sequence ATGACCGCTTTCCGCTGCATCCCGGCTCCGACCGAGACCGCCGCCCGGTTCCGCGCGACCGGCACCGACGACCGCGGCAACCCGCTCCGGCGGATCGTCGCGATGCCGGGCGGCGCGTTCCCGTGCCGGCACTGCCTGCGCCTTGCCGCGCCGGGGGAGACGATGCTGCTCGGCTCCTACGACCTGCCGAAGCCGCTGGGGATCTACTGGACGCCGAGCCCGATCTTCCTGCACGCGGCCGACTGCCCCCGTGCCGAGATTGTGGACGAGGTCGCGCCGATCGTGCGGGCGAACCCGCTCGTCTCCGTGCGTACCTATGACGGCGAGCACCAATGCCTCTACGATCTCGGCCATGTCTGCGCCGGCGCGGAGGTGGATGCGCCGCTCGCGCGGGCACTCGACGATCCGCGAACGGCCTTCGTGAACATCCACACGGCGCGGCCGGGGTGCCTTCTCACGCTGGTCGAGCGGGTGTCCGTCTGA
- a CDS encoding HAMP domain-containing methyl-accepting chemotaxis protein yields the protein MVGGCVWYAQGRMTAIDDAYSVFLVREGRAPASASLLNRTLYTLSYATFRIIAETDEAQMRRASAEFDEALAGVKPGVAALRERAPTFAGRIDTIARDLEDLAARLASVRDLAAAQRNAEALALFRRSVDPVLGGQIQETRKLALDIQNYVSANSDDLTEQTNATRIRLMVVSGLGLVLGLAVVALVTVLGVTRPIGRLVRVLERMAHGEIEAEIAEARRGDEIGAIGRAVEGIKAMVAQKAAEQTEIKRIADAAAAEERRRTMMMLADEFEQAVGGIVGLVSASATELQATAGQMTGTATETASQSAAVAAAAEEAASNVGTVAAAAEELGASVAEIGRQVDGSAGLARAAVTEADRTGARVRELSQTVGRIGDVAGLISSIAAQTNLLALNATIEAARAGAAGRGFAVVAAEVKELASQTARATEEIGQQIAAVQSATGETVAAITAITARIREIDTVTVAIAAAVEEQGVATQEIVRNVSQAATGTGEVTGNIAGVAGAAEETGAAATQVLASATELSRQSEHLGAEVARFLATVRAA from the coding sequence ATGGTCGGCGGCTGCGTCTGGTACGCTCAAGGCCGCATGACGGCGATCGACGACGCCTACAGCGTGTTCCTGGTCCGCGAGGGGCGGGCGCCGGCCAGCGCCAGCCTCCTCAACCGCACCCTCTACACCCTGAGCTACGCGACCTTCCGGATCATCGCCGAGACCGACGAGGCGCAGATGCGGCGCGCCAGCGCCGAGTTCGACGAGGCTCTCGCGGGGGTCAAGCCGGGCGTCGCGGCCCTGCGCGAGCGGGCACCGACCTTCGCGGGCCGCATCGACACGATCGCCCGCGACCTCGAGGACCTGGCCGCCCGGCTGGCGAGTGTCCGCGACCTCGCCGCCGCGCAGCGCAACGCCGAGGCGCTCGCCCTGTTCCGGCGCAGCGTCGATCCCGTCCTCGGCGGCCAGATCCAGGAAACGCGAAAGCTCGCCCTCGACATCCAGAATTACGTCTCGGCGAACTCGGACGACCTGACTGAACAGACCAACGCCACCCGCATCCGGCTGATGGTGGTGAGCGGCCTCGGCCTCGTGCTCGGCCTCGCGGTGGTCGCCCTGGTGACGGTGCTCGGCGTCACCCGGCCGATCGGCCGCCTCGTGCGCGTCCTCGAGCGCATGGCCCACGGGGAGATCGAGGCCGAGATTGCCGAGGCGCGCCGGGGCGACGAGATCGGCGCCATCGGCCGCGCGGTCGAGGGCATCAAGGCGATGGTGGCGCAGAAGGCGGCCGAGCAGACGGAGATCAAGCGGATCGCCGACGCCGCGGCGGCCGAGGAGCGCCGGCGCACCATGATGATGCTGGCGGACGAGTTCGAGCAGGCGGTGGGCGGCATCGTCGGCCTGGTCTCGGCCTCCGCGACGGAGCTGCAGGCGACCGCCGGGCAGATGACCGGCACGGCGACCGAGACGGCGAGCCAGTCCGCCGCGGTCGCCGCCGCCGCCGAGGAGGCCGCCTCCAACGTCGGCACCGTCGCGGCGGCGGCCGAGGAACTCGGCGCCTCGGTGGCCGAGATTGGCCGTCAGGTCGACGGCTCGGCCGGCCTCGCGCGGGCTGCCGTGACCGAGGCCGACCGGACTGGCGCCCGGGTGCGCGAGCTGAGCCAGACCGTCGGCCGGATCGGCGACGTTGCCGGCCTGATCTCGTCGATCGCCGCGCAGACCAACCTGCTGGCGCTGAACGCCACGATCGAGGCGGCTCGCGCCGGTGCGGCCGGCCGCGGCTTCGCGGTGGTCGCCGCCGAGGTGAAGGAACTGGCGAGCCAGACCGCGCGGGCGACGGAGGAGATCGGCCAGCAGATCGCGGCGGTGCAGAGTGCCACCGGCGAGACGGTCGCGGCGATCACCGCCATTACCGCGCGGATCCGTGAGATCGACACCGTCACGGTGGCGATCGCCGCCGCGGTCGAGGAGCAGGGCGTCGCGACGCAGGAGATCGTCCGCAACGTCTCCCAGGCCGCGACCGGCACCGGCGAAGTCACCGGCAACATCGCCGGGGTGGCGGGCGCGGCGGAGGAGACGGGGGCGGCGGCGACCCAGGTGCTCGCCTCGGCCACCGAGCTGTCGCGCCAGTCCGAGCATCTCGGCGCCGAGGTCGCGCGCTTCCTCGCCACCGTGCGGGCGGCCTGA
- a CDS encoding ATP-binding protein → MLEADPAPFSARAATILGISRASKAAHQRLAHAESWLRFAVPAMLAAFLLCLGTVTALQLSGHREEVVADARRDIDLVARLMAGTLPASLARSSGASEAMAPAALRERLVRLLPSGGLPAGRSVLLIGADDAILAALPEQHGLPRNFGEFVGEVQVLGIMGERAGVLPVVLGTGERALATVRAVPGGTGIAQVAVVQTLDSVTALWAGRARIAAVLVGAVTLVVVCTGLAYALQADRARAVDRVCEQVRQRLDTALGRGRCGLWDWDIPRGRIYWSDSMYQLLGYVREQEFLSFGDVNALVHPDDTDLYGLARQLAARDTTVDHEFRIRAAGGEWVWLKARAEIVQDLEDNGRHLVGIVIDISEQRRLAESTATADMRLRDAVEAVSEAFVLWDAQNRLVLCNSKFRRLHALTADEAQPGRRYDAIMGRAALPTVRREIPAGEFPEAGARTFEAELADGRWLQISERRTKDGGYVSVGTDITALKRHQERLVESERQLIATIADLKRSRRTLEIQTQQLADLAERYLDQKAQAESANRSKSEFLANMSHELRTPLNAILGFAEVMESEVFGSLGSEKYREYCRDIRSSGHYLLSVIDDILDMSRIDARRVKLAKQPVAVSEALERALKLIADPARSKGLTVSVEMSADTLVMADERALHQILVNLLQNAVKFTPEAGRVAVRTRRAIDSVHIFVEDSGIGIPKAALPKLGYPFEQVETNFARSYKGSGLGLAIARSLAELHGGGLRIRSEEGTGTIVLVRLPRPGLHDAAEARDAAAEIGA, encoded by the coding sequence ATGCTGGAGGCGGATCCCGCCCCCTTCTCTGCGCGTGCCGCGACGATCCTCGGGATCAGCCGGGCTTCGAAGGCCGCGCACCAGCGCCTCGCCCACGCGGAATCCTGGTTGCGCTTCGCCGTCCCGGCGATGCTGGCGGCCTTCCTCCTCTGCCTCGGCACCGTCACCGCCCTGCAGCTCTCCGGCCACCGCGAGGAGGTCGTCGCCGACGCGCGGCGCGACATCGACCTCGTCGCCCGCCTGATGGCCGGCACGCTGCCGGCCTCCCTCGCCCGATCCTCCGGCGCGTCGGAGGCGATGGCACCGGCCGCCCTGCGCGAGCGGCTGGTGCGCCTCCTGCCGTCCGGCGGCCTGCCGGCCGGCCGCAGCGTGCTGCTGATCGGTGCCGACGACGCGATCCTGGCGGCTTTGCCCGAGCAGCACGGCCTGCCGCGCAATTTCGGCGAGTTCGTCGGCGAGGTGCAGGTGCTCGGCATCATGGGCGAGCGGGCCGGCGTGCTACCGGTGGTGCTCGGCACCGGCGAGCGGGCGCTGGCGACGGTGCGGGCGGTGCCGGGCGGGACCGGGATCGCCCAGGTCGCCGTGGTGCAGACCCTCGACTCGGTCACCGCCCTGTGGGCCGGGCGGGCGCGCATCGCCGCGGTTCTCGTCGGCGCCGTGACCCTGGTGGTGGTCTGCACCGGCCTCGCCTACGCGCTCCAGGCCGACCGGGCGCGGGCCGTCGACCGGGTCTGCGAGCAGGTGCGCCAGCGCCTCGACACCGCGCTCGGCCGCGGCCGCTGCGGCCTGTGGGACTGGGACATCCCGCGCGGACGGATCTACTGGTCGGATTCGATGTACCAGCTCCTCGGCTATGTCCGGGAGCAGGAATTCCTCTCCTTCGGCGACGTCAACGCCCTGGTCCACCCGGACGACACCGACCTCTACGGGCTGGCCCGCCAGCTCGCGGCCCGCGACACCACCGTCGACCACGAGTTCCGCATCCGCGCCGCCGGCGGCGAATGGGTCTGGCTCAAGGCCCGGGCCGAGATCGTGCAGGACCTGGAGGACAATGGCCGGCATCTCGTCGGCATCGTCATCGACATCTCGGAGCAGCGGCGGCTGGCCGAATCGACCGCCACCGCCGACATGCGCCTGCGCGACGCCGTCGAGGCGGTGTCCGAGGCCTTCGTGCTGTGGGACGCGCAGAACCGCCTCGTCCTTTGCAACTCGAAGTTCCGGCGCCTGCACGCGCTGACCGCCGACGAGGCGCAGCCGGGCCGGCGCTACGACGCCATCATGGGGCGCGCCGCCCTGCCGACCGTGCGGCGCGAGATCCCCGCCGGCGAGTTCCCGGAAGCGGGCGCTCGCACCTTCGAGGCCGAGCTCGCAGACGGGCGCTGGCTGCAGATCAGCGAGCGCCGCACCAAGGACGGCGGCTACGTCTCGGTCGGAACCGACATCACGGCCCTGAAACGGCACCAGGAGCGGCTCGTGGAATCGGAACGCCAGCTCATCGCCACCATCGCGGACCTCAAGCGCTCGCGCCGGACCCTCGAGATCCAGACCCAGCAGCTCGCCGACCTCGCCGAGCGCTACCTCGACCAGAAGGCCCAGGCCGAGAGCGCCAACCGCTCCAAATCCGAGTTCCTGGCCAATATGAGCCACGAGCTGCGCACCCCGCTGAACGCCATCCTGGGTTTCGCCGAGGTGATGGAGAGCGAGGTGTTCGGCTCGCTCGGCTCCGAGAAGTACCGCGAATATTGCCGCGACATCCGCTCGAGCGGCCACTACCTGCTGTCGGTGATCGACGACATCCTCGACATGTCGCGGATCGACGCCCGCCGCGTGAAGCTCGCCAAGCAGCCGGTGGCGGTGAGCGAGGCCCTGGAGCGCGCCCTGAAGCTGATCGCCGATCCGGCCCGGTCCAAGGGGCTGACCGTCAGCGTCGAGATGAGCGCCGACACCCTGGTGATGGCCGACGAGCGAGCCCTGCACCAGATCCTGGTCAACCTGCTGCAGAACGCCGTGAAGTTCACCCCCGAGGCCGGGCGGGTCGCGGTCCGCACCCGGCGCGCCATCGATTCGGTGCACATCTTCGTCGAGGACAGCGGCATCGGCATCCCGAAGGCGGCCCTGCCGAAGCTCGGCTACCCGTTCGAGCAGGTCGAGACCAACTTCGCCCGCAGCTACAAGGGCTCCGGCCTCGGCCTCGCCATCGCCCGCTCGCTCGCCGAGCTCCATGGCGGGGGCCTGCGCATCCGCTCCGAGGAGGGCACCGGCACGATCGTGCTCGTGCGCCTGCCGCGGCCCGGCCTTCACGACGCCGCCGAAGCGCGGGACGCGGCGGCGGAGATTGGGGCGTAA
- a CDS encoding bifunctional [glutamine synthetase] adenylyltransferase/[glutamine synthetase]-adenylyl-L-tyrosine phosphorylase, which translates to MTGLAARLTRAPRLAEPERARGRLADLVAEAPDLAPLLGEGGPARDLLLGLADHSPFLWGLAARDPARLAGLLERSPEESNAAILADQRGAGLAGGDVAKSLRRNRAAHALLVALADIGGVWSLEQVTAALSDFADASVGAAVDAALVQAAGTGRFLPPDLKNPQEGSGLIVLGMGKLGAGELNYSSDVDLIVLFDPDAAPLREGVEATPFFSRIAQAVAKLLQERTADGYVHRVDYRLRPDPGSTPTALSLPSAYTYYETVGQNWERAAFIKARPVAGDTALADAFLAELRPFVWRKYFDFASIADVHAMKRQIHAVRGHGAIAVAGHDIKLGRGGIREVEFFVQTQQLVFGGRRPSLRGRRTLEMLSALHDEGWITADARDELSEAYRFLRTVEHRLQMVADEQTQRLPEDAAKLGRFARFLGYADEAAFGAALTAEARRVQGHYALLFEAEPDLAAEVGDLVFTGAEDDPETLATLRRLGFRAPERATETVRGWHFGRRPAVTSPRAREVLTELVPALIQALAGTADPDGALAALDRAFGRMPASVELLTILRSHERLRLLFADLLGTVPRLADTVAFSPHVLDAVIDPAFVAPVTETAALAEQFRAGLGRPRDYEDFLDRSRDAARQLRFVTGARLLSGILPPAGAGRAYAGIAEVTVAAALGAVEAAFAEEHGRVPGGRFAVLGLGRLGSRQLTADSDLDLVVLYDFDQDARESDGRRRLDAAVYYNRLTQRLVAALTVPTRRGRLYEVDLRLRPSGGQGPIANQWQRFSAYWREEAALWEHMALTRARAIAGDAGLMAEADATAASVLRQPRDAGFVAGEVRAMRALVAREKGDHGPLDLKLAPGGLLDLDFLAQALVLSHASAHPDLVGLDAAEVLERAGTHGLVDRGLAGRLVTAYRLLDDVHHWQRLMVEGEFSRTAPPAARARLAAALGQPDEAALTAQLAETRAGVREAFEALLG; encoded by the coding sequence GTGACCGGGCTCGCCGCGCGCCTGACCCGGGCGCCCCGCCTCGCCGAGCCGGAGCGGGCGCGAGGCCGCCTCGCCGACCTCGTGGCCGAGGCACCCGACCTCGCGCCCCTCCTCGGCGAGGGCGGCCCGGCCCGCGACCTCCTCCTCGGCCTCGCCGACCATTCGCCGTTCCTGTGGGGCCTGGCCGCCCGCGACCCCGCCCGGCTCGCCGGCCTGCTGGAGCGTTCGCCGGAGGAATCCAACGCCGCGATCCTGGCCGACCAGCGCGGAGCGGGACTCGCCGGCGGCGACGTCGCCAAAAGCCTTCGCCGCAACCGCGCCGCGCACGCGCTGCTGGTGGCGCTCGCCGATATCGGCGGGGTCTGGTCCCTGGAGCAGGTGACGGCGGCGCTCTCCGATTTCGCCGACGCCTCGGTCGGCGCCGCGGTCGACGCGGCCCTCGTCCAGGCCGCCGGCACCGGCCGCTTCCTGCCCCCCGACCTGAAGAACCCCCAGGAAGGATCGGGCCTGATCGTGCTGGGCATGGGCAAGCTCGGGGCCGGCGAGCTGAACTATTCGAGCGACGTCGACCTGATCGTGCTGTTCGACCCCGACGCCGCCCCCTTGCGCGAGGGCGTCGAGGCGACGCCGTTCTTCAGCCGGATCGCGCAAGCCGTCGCCAAGCTCCTGCAGGAGCGCACCGCCGACGGCTACGTCCACCGGGTCGATTACCGCCTGCGGCCCGATCCCGGCTCGACCCCGACCGCCCTGTCGCTGCCCTCCGCCTACACCTATTACGAGACGGTGGGGCAGAACTGGGAGCGCGCCGCCTTCATCAAGGCGAGGCCGGTCGCCGGCGACACCGCGCTCGCCGACGCCTTCCTCGCCGAGCTGCGGCCGTTCGTCTGGCGAAAGTACTTCGATTTCGCCTCGATCGCCGACGTGCACGCGATGAAGCGGCAGATCCACGCCGTGCGCGGCCACGGCGCCATCGCGGTGGCGGGCCACGACATCAAGCTCGGGCGCGGCGGCATCCGCGAGGTCGAGTTCTTCGTCCAGACCCAGCAGCTGGTCTTCGGCGGGCGCCGCCCGTCCTTGCGCGGCCGGCGGACCCTGGAGATGCTGTCGGCCCTCCACGACGAGGGATGGATCACGGCGGACGCGCGCGACGAGCTCTCGGAGGCCTACCGCTTCCTGCGGACCGTCGAGCACCGGCTGCAGATGGTGGCCGACGAGCAGACCCAGCGCCTGCCGGAGGACGCCGCGAAGCTCGGGCGCTTCGCCCGTTTCCTCGGTTATGCCGACGAGGCCGCCTTCGGCGCGGCGCTGACCGCCGAGGCGCGCCGGGTCCAGGGGCATTACGCGCTCCTGTTCGAGGCCGAGCCGGACCTCGCGGCGGAGGTCGGCGACCTCGTCTTCACCGGCGCCGAGGACGATCCCGAGACGCTCGCGACCTTGCGCCGCCTCGGCTTCCGGGCGCCCGAGCGGGCGACCGAGACGGTGCGGGGCTGGCATTTCGGCCGCCGCCCGGCGGTGACGAGCCCGCGCGCCCGCGAGGTGCTGACCGAACTGGTGCCCGCCCTGATCCAGGCGCTCGCCGGCACCGCCGATCCCGACGGGGCACTCGCCGCCCTCGACCGCGCCTTCGGGCGGATGCCGGCCTCGGTCGAGCTCCTCACCATCCTGCGCTCGCACGAGCGCCTGCGGCTGCTCTTCGCCGACCTCCTCGGCACCGTGCCGCGGCTCGCCGACACGGTGGCGTTCAGCCCGCACGTCCTCGACGCAGTGATCGACCCGGCCTTCGTGGCGCCGGTGACCGAGACGGCGGCGCTGGCCGAGCAGTTCCGTGCCGGCCTCGGCCGGCCCCGCGACTACGAGGACTTCCTCGACCGCAGCCGCGACGCCGCCCGCCAGCTCCGCTTCGTCACCGGCGCCCGGCTCCTCTCCGGCATCCTGCCGCCCGCCGGGGCGGGGCGGGCCTATGCGGGCATCGCCGAGGTCACCGTCGCGGCGGCGCTCGGGGCGGTCGAGGCCGCCTTCGCCGAGGAGCACGGCCGTGTACCGGGTGGGCGCTTCGCGGTGCTCGGCCTCGGGCGTCTCGGCTCGCGCCAGCTGACCGCCGATTCCGACCTCGACCTCGTGGTCCTGTACGATTTCGACCAGGACGCGCGCGAGAGCGACGGCAGGCGCCGCCTGGACGCGGCGGTCTACTACAACCGCCTGACCCAGCGCCTCGTCGCGGCGCTCACCGTGCCGACCCGGCGCGGCCGGCTCTACGAGGTCGATCTCCGCCTGCGCCCGAGCGGCGGCCAGGGCCCGATCGCCAACCAGTGGCAGCGCTTCTCGGCCTATTGGCGCGAGGAGGCGGCCCTGTGGGAGCACATGGCGCTGACCCGGGCCCGGGCGATCGCGGGCGATGCCGGCCTGATGGCGGAGGCCGATGCGACCGCCGCCTCGGTTCTCCGCCAGCCGCGCGACGCGGGCTTCGTTGCCGGCGAGGTGCGGGCGATGCGCGCGCTCGTCGCGCGCGAGAAGGGCGATCACGGCCCCCTCGACCTCAAGCTCGCGCCGGGCGGGCTCCTCGACCTCGACTTCCTCGCGCAAGCCCTGGTCCTGTCGCATGCGAGCGCGCATCCCGATCTCGTCGGTCTCGACGCGGCGGAGGTGCTGGAGCGCGCCGGCACTCACGGCCTCGTCGACCGGGGGCTCGCCGGCCGCCTCGTCACCGCCTACCGGCTCCTCGACGACGTGCACCACTGGCAGCGCCTGATGGTCGAGGGCGAGTTCTCCCGAACGGCGCCGCCGGCGGCCCGGGCCCGCCTCGCCGCGGCGCTCGGCCAGCCGGACGAGGCGGCGCTGACGGCGCAGCTCGCCGAGACCCGTGCGGGCGTGCGGGAGGCGTTCGAGGCGCTGCTGGGGTAA